Proteins encoded within one genomic window of Platichthys flesus chromosome 13, fPlaFle2.1, whole genome shotgun sequence:
- the c13h2orf49 gene encoding ashwin: MAASIEHGRKAVGSSDVDLLLHPELLSQDFMQLILTEKLVSTRECESRDRLMELYLRHVIPLPQRTLPDSRWGRRVQRSRGPPEANSSSNDHKRKRPLIVFDSRSSHSGALKVGKPEGTTASTGITDRLKPPPAANPSNPIRNLSGNTSSSSIHCSTDTANLKREANSSVPLESPEVKKKIHHVTWP; the protein is encoded by the exons atggcggcctccatagaacACGGCAGAAAGGCTGTTGGCAGCTCGGATGTGGACCTGTTATTACACCCTGAGCTGCTGTCTCAAGACTTCATGCAGCTCATTTTAACTGAG aaacttgtcagCACCAGAGAATGTGAGAGTCGGGACCGGCTCATGGAGCTCTACCTCCGGCATGTCATCCCGCTGCCGCAGCGGACTCTGCCCGACAGCCGCTGGGGCAGGAGGGTGCAGAGGAGCCGTGGACCACCGGAGGCTAACAG CTCCAGTAATGACCACAAGAGGAAAAGGCCTCTGATTGTGTTCGACAGCCGCTCCTCTCATTCCGGCGCCCTGAAAGTGGGGAAACCAGAGGGAACCACCGCGTCAACGGGGATCACTGACAGGTTAaaacctcctccagctgcaaaCCCATCCAACCCCATCCGCAACCTATCAGGCAACACCTCTTCCTCGTCCATTCATTGCAGCACTGACACAGCAAACCTCAAACGAGAAGCGAACAGCTCG GTTCCACTCGAGTCTCCAGAGGTGAAGAAAAAGATCCATCATGTGACGTggccctga